One segment of Vallicoccus soli DNA contains the following:
- the pgsA gene encoding phosphatidylinositol phosphate synthase, whose product MLNRYARAFFTRLLTPIARFLVGRGVSPDVVTLVGTAGVVAGALAFFPRGEFFWGTIVITAFVFSDLVDGAMARMSDRSSRWGAFLDSTLDRVGDAAVFGGIALWYAGSGEDLLLCALAVYCLATGSVVPYAKARAEGLGMTADVGIAERADRLVAILVATGFKGLGVPYLQEGVLWVLAVASTVTVVQRMLEVRRQALAA is encoded by the coding sequence ATGCTCAACCGGTACGCCCGGGCCTTCTTCACCCGGCTCCTGACGCCCATCGCCCGGTTCCTCGTGGGCCGGGGCGTCAGCCCCGACGTCGTGACGCTCGTCGGCACCGCCGGGGTCGTCGCCGGCGCGCTCGCCTTCTTCCCGCGCGGCGAGTTCTTCTGGGGGACGATCGTCATCACGGCCTTCGTCTTCTCCGACCTCGTCGACGGCGCCATGGCCCGCATGTCCGACCGGTCCTCGCGGTGGGGCGCGTTCCTGGACTCGACGCTGGACCGGGTCGGCGACGCGGCCGTCTTCGGCGGGATCGCGCTCTGGTACGCCGGCTCGGGCGAGGACCTGCTGCTCTGCGCGCTCGCCGTCTACTGCCTCGCCACCGGCTCGGTCGTGCCCTACGCCAAGGCGCGCGCCGAGGGCCTGGGGATGACGGCGGACGTCGGGATCGCCGAGCGCGCCGACCGGCTCGTCGCGATCCTCGTCGCCACCGGCTTCAAGGGGCTCGGCGTGCCGTACCTGCAGGAGGGCGTGCTGTGGGTGCTCGCGGTCGCCTCCACGGTGACCGTCGTCCAGCGGATGCTCGAGGTCCGGCGCCAGGCGCTCGCGGCGTGA